A DNA window from Vicinamibacterales bacterium contains the following coding sequences:
- a CDS encoding sigma-70 family RNA polymerase sigma factor, translating into MERHPSAPSSGPLSSPPSEELLSRARAGDDGALDSLLSRYLPRLHRWAHRRVPAWARSAADTADYVQETVLHSLRHIGTFQPQRQGALLGYLRRALVNRMHDQFRHAARHPAPDALHDRLVDGGQSPLDLAIHEQDRRRYDAALKRLRPRDRKAIVASIEMGYTYEQIALVLDKPTAEAARIAVRRALVRLGEEMSRER; encoded by the coding sequence ATGGAACGGCACCCCAGCGCCCCGTCGAGCGGCCCGCTCTCGAGCCCGCCGTCCGAGGAACTGCTGTCCCGCGCGCGGGCGGGCGACGACGGAGCCCTGGACAGCCTGCTCAGCCGTTACCTGCCGCGCCTCCACCGCTGGGCGCACCGCCGCGTGCCGGCGTGGGCGCGAAGCGCGGCCGACACCGCCGACTACGTGCAGGAGACCGTGCTCCACAGCCTTCGCCATATCGGGACGTTCCAGCCGCAGCGCCAGGGGGCGCTGCTCGGCTACCTGCGGCGCGCGCTCGTGAACCGCATGCACGACCAGTTTCGCCATGCGGCCCGGCATCCGGCACCCGATGCCCTGCACGATCGCCTCGTGGACGGCGGCCAGTCGCCGCTCGACCTGGCGATCCACGAACAGGACCGCCGGCGCTACGACGCGGCCCTGAAGCGGCTGCGGCCGCGCGACCGCAAGGCCATCGTCGCCAGCATCGAGATGGGCTACACGTACGAGCAGATCGCGCTCGTGCTCGACAAGCCGACGGCCGAAGCCGCCCGCATCGCCGTCCGGCGCGCCCTCGTGCGGCTCGGCGAGGAAATGTCTCGTGAGCGGTAG
- a CDS encoding arginine deiminase family protein: MTDPTFTEYARLARVVVKHARVAFDSQARIDAQWRDLHYTSAPDPGRAAADYDAFLALVTSRGAEALALPPGDGVGLDSIYVRDASIVTPRGMVLCGMGKRQRAGEPGAQRGAFEAWGVPVAGAIEPPGRLEGGDLVWLDRRTVVVGRGYRTNDAGIAQFGTLLAGAVDEIVVVPLPHWRGPGDVFHLMSILSPVDADLAVVYSPLMPVPLRERLLDRGMTLVEVPDDEFDLMGANVLAIAPRTCVMAAGAPETRRRLEAAGAEVLVYDGAEISLKGGGGPTCLTRPVVRDDA, encoded by the coding sequence GTGACCGATCCGACGTTCACCGAATACGCGCGCCTGGCGCGCGTCGTCGTCAAGCACGCGCGGGTGGCGTTCGACAGCCAGGCGCGAATCGACGCCCAGTGGCGCGACCTCCACTACACGTCAGCGCCCGATCCCGGCCGCGCGGCGGCGGACTACGACGCGTTCCTGGCGCTCGTGACGTCGCGCGGAGCCGAGGCGCTCGCGCTGCCGCCGGGCGACGGCGTGGGGCTGGATTCGATCTACGTCCGCGACGCCTCGATCGTGACGCCGCGCGGCATGGTGCTGTGCGGCATGGGGAAGCGCCAGCGAGCCGGCGAGCCGGGAGCGCAGCGGGGGGCCTTCGAGGCCTGGGGTGTGCCGGTGGCCGGCGCCATCGAGCCGCCCGGCCGGCTCGAAGGCGGAGACCTCGTGTGGCTCGACCGCCGGACCGTGGTCGTGGGCCGCGGCTATCGCACGAACGACGCCGGGATCGCGCAGTTCGGGACGCTGCTCGCCGGTGCGGTGGACGAGATCGTCGTCGTTCCCCTGCCGCACTGGCGGGGGCCGGGCGACGTGTTCCACCTGATGTCGATCCTGAGCCCGGTGGACGCGGACCTGGCCGTGGTCTACTCGCCCCTCATGCCGGTGCCGCTCCGGGAGCGCCTGCTGGACCGGGGCATGACGCTCGTGGAGGTGCCCGACGACGAGTTCGACCTGATGGGCGCCAACGTGCTGGCCATCGCGCCGCGAACGTGCGTGATGGCGGCGGGTGCCCCCGAGACACGGCGCCGCCTGGAAGCGGCGGGCGCCGAAGTGCTCGTCTACGACGGCGCCGAGATCAGCCTGAAGGGCGGCGGCGGCCCCACGTGTCTCACGCGGCCCGTGGTGCGCGACGACGCGTAG
- a CDS encoding amino acid permease, whose product MSSARDLGFPAAVALVVGNMIGSGVFLLPSSLAPYGGTSLLGWGISATGSVLLALVFARLARRRPAPGGPYAYTREAFGDLAGFLVAWGYWISVWCTNAALAVAFVGYLDPFLPALVRSPATAAAMATATLWLFTIVNLAGVRAAGRVQVATTALKLLPLAVVGIAGVAWFAPDRFVVAADGAAGLGRDTLAVVTLTLWAFLGLECATIPAAAVRDPARTIPRATVTGTVAAAVIYVVSTIGVMSVVAPETLATTTAPFADAARVIGGDGLAALVAAGAALSCAGALNGWILVAGQLPMAIADDGLFPPLFGRRGRNGTPVTGTIVAAMLSTALIGLNASQSLVAVFTRIILLATLSTLVPYVFCALASFLGTAAQRRADPPGARVVAGLAFVYALAAVAGAGQEVVYWGFLLLLLGLPVFVWMKRKPEGSAA is encoded by the coding sequence GTGTCCTCGGCCCGCGATCTCGGCTTTCCGGCGGCGGTGGCGCTCGTCGTCGGCAACATGATCGGGTCGGGCGTCTTCCTGCTGCCAAGTTCGCTCGCACCGTACGGGGGCACGAGTCTCCTGGGCTGGGGCATCTCCGCGACCGGCAGCGTCCTCCTCGCCCTGGTCTTCGCGCGGCTCGCGCGCCGTCGGCCCGCGCCTGGTGGCCCGTACGCTTACACGCGGGAAGCCTTCGGCGATCTCGCGGGCTTCCTCGTGGCCTGGGGCTACTGGATCTCGGTGTGGTGCACGAACGCCGCGCTTGCGGTTGCGTTCGTGGGCTACCTGGATCCGTTCCTCCCCGCGCTGGTGCGGTCGCCGGCGACCGCGGCGGCGATGGCGACGGCCACGCTGTGGCTCTTCACCATCGTGAACCTCGCGGGCGTGCGCGCCGCCGGGCGCGTCCAGGTCGCGACGACGGCGCTCAAGCTGCTGCCGCTGGCCGTCGTCGGCATCGCGGGCGTCGCGTGGTTCGCGCCGGACCGCTTCGTCGTGGCGGCCGACGGCGCGGCGGGCCTCGGCCGCGACACCCTGGCCGTCGTCACGCTCACGCTCTGGGCGTTCCTGGGCCTCGAGTGCGCCACCATTCCCGCCGCGGCCGTGCGGGATCCGGCGCGCACCATCCCGCGGGCCACCGTCACGGGCACGGTGGCCGCGGCAGTCATCTACGTGGTGAGCACCATCGGCGTCATGAGCGTCGTGGCGCCCGAGACGCTGGCCACCACCACGGCGCCGTTCGCCGACGCGGCCCGCGTCATCGGCGGCGACGGCCTGGCCGCGCTCGTGGCGGCCGGCGCCGCGCTGTCGTGCGCGGGCGCGCTGAACGGCTGGATCCTCGTGGCCGGCCAGCTCCCGATGGCCATCGCCGATGACGGCCTGTTCCCGCCGCTCTTCGGTCGGCGCGGCAGGAACGGCACGCCCGTGACGGGCACGATCGTAGCGGCCATGCTCAGCACCGCGCTCATCGGCCTGAACGCATCGCAGTCGCTCGTGGCCGTCTTCACGCGCATCATCCTCCTGGCCACGCTGAGCACGCTCGTGCCCTACGTGTTCTGCGCGCTCGCGTCGTTCCTCGGGACCGCGGCCCAGCGGCGCGCCGACCCGCCGGGGGCGCGGGTCGTGGCCGGGCTGGCGTTCGTCTACGCGCTGGCGGCCGTCGCCGGCGCCGGACAGGAGGTCGTGTACTGGGGCTTCCTGTTGCTGCTGCTGGGCCTGCCCGTCTTCGTGTGGATGAAGCGGAAGCCGGAGGGGAGCGCGGCGTGA
- a CDS encoding NCS2 family permease, with amino-acid sequence MTAPARSASPPRPPAGTELVAGVTTFFTMAYVLVVNPAILSTDGTGVPFSGALTATVLLSFSMTLLMGLYARLPYGVAPGMGLNAFFTYTLVLQGGVPWPVAFGLVFWAGVVFLLVSVTGLRESVALAIPPHLRAAAGAGIGLLLTFLGLQHGGFVAPNPATMVGAGPLDHRTVLTAASLGTIVVLARRRSPFAFLAGMAVAAAGGWVLGDVRLPERWLSAPDFTSVLFGLDVMGALQLALVPSIVAITLTDLFDSISTFMGVSQAAGLVDGEGQPLRLREGLIVDSLATLGAGLLGSSPGTAYVESVAGIQAGGRTGLTAVVTAFCFLPCLFIAPLAGAVPDYATSAVLIAVGASMFRSVARVDWDRPEIALPAFATAVLIPLTFSITQGILWGVVLHAGLHALTGRARDVRPMAWGLAAVGVLLLWLEHARA; translated from the coding sequence ATGACCGCGCCGGCTCGGTCCGCGTCGCCGCCACGTCCGCCGGCAGGCACCGAGCTCGTCGCCGGCGTGACGACGTTCTTCACGATGGCCTACGTCCTCGTGGTGAACCCCGCCATCCTGTCCACCGACGGGACGGGCGTGCCCTTCAGCGGCGCGCTCACCGCCACCGTCCTGCTGTCCTTCTCGATGACCCTGCTGATGGGGCTCTACGCCCGCCTGCCGTACGGCGTGGCGCCGGGCATGGGCCTGAACGCGTTCTTCACCTACACGCTCGTGCTGCAGGGCGGCGTGCCGTGGCCCGTCGCCTTCGGCCTCGTCTTCTGGGCCGGCGTGGTGTTCCTGCTCGTGTCGGTCACGGGGCTCCGCGAGTCGGTGGCGCTGGCCATCCCGCCGCACCTCCGCGCCGCGGCCGGGGCCGGCATCGGGCTGCTCCTCACGTTCCTCGGGCTCCAGCACGGCGGGTTCGTGGCGCCAAACCCCGCGACGATGGTGGGCGCCGGCCCGCTGGATCATCGCACCGTGCTCACGGCGGCGAGCCTCGGCACGATCGTGGTGCTCGCACGGCGTCGCAGCCCATTCGCGTTCCTGGCAGGAATGGCCGTGGCGGCCGCGGGCGGCTGGGTGCTGGGCGACGTGCGGCTGCCGGAGCGCTGGCTGAGCGCGCCCGACTTCACGTCCGTGCTCTTCGGGCTCGACGTCATGGGGGCGCTGCAACTGGCGCTCGTGCCCTCGATCGTCGCCATCACCCTCACCGATCTCTTCGACTCGATCTCCACCTTCATGGGCGTGTCGCAGGCCGCGGGCCTGGTGGACGGCGAGGGACAGCCGCTGCGCCTGCGCGAGGGCTTGATCGTGGACTCGCTGGCCACCCTGGGCGCCGGTCTCCTGGGATCGTCGCCGGGCACGGCGTACGTCGAGAGCGTCGCCGGCATCCAGGCCGGCGGACGCACCGGACTGACGGCCGTGGTCACGGCGTTCTGCTTCCTGCCCTGCCTGTTCATCGCGCCGCTGGCGGGCGCGGTGCCCGACTACGCGACCTCGGCGGTCCTCATCGCCGTGGGCGCCTCCATGTTCCGCTCCGTCGCGCGCGTGGACTGGGATCGGCCCGAGATCGCGCTGCCGGCCTTCGCCACGGCCGTGCTCATTCCGCTCACCTTCTCGATCACGCAGGGCATCCTGTGGGGCGTCGTGCTCCACGCCGGGCTCCACGCGCTGACGGGACGGGCGCGCGACGTGCGGCCGATGGCCTGGGGACTCGCCGCCGTGGGCGTGCTCCTGCTGTGGCTGGAGCACGCGCGGGCCTGA